In Dromiciops gliroides isolate mDroGli1 chromosome 4, mDroGli1.pri, whole genome shotgun sequence, one DNA window encodes the following:
- the FILIP1 gene encoding filamin-A-interacting protein 1 isoform X4: MLVDERQMHIEQLGLQSQKVQDLTQKLKEEEEKLKAITSKSKEDRQKLLKLEVDFEHKSSRFSQEHEEMNAKLANQESHNRQLRLKLVGLTRRIEELEETNKNLQKAEEELQELRDKIAKGECGNSSLMVEVENLRKRVLEMEGKDEEITKTESQCRELKKKLQEEEHHSKELRLEVEKLQKRMAELEKLEEAFSKSKSECTQLHLNLEKEKNLTKDLINELEVVKSRVKDLESSESRLEKAEMSLKDDLTKLKSFTVMLVDERKNMMEKIKQEERKVDGLNKNFKVEQGKVMDVTEKLIDESKKLLKLKSEMEEKVYSLTKERDELMGRLKSEEEKSSELSCSVDRLKKRLDGIEEVEREITRSRSRKGPELTCPEDNKIKELTLEIERLKKRLQQLEVVEGDLMKTEDEYDQLEQKFRTEQDKANFLSQQLEEIKHQIAKNKAIEKGEAVSQEAELRHRFRLEEAKSRDLKAEVQALKEKIHELMNKEDQLSQLQVDYSVLQQRFMEEENKNRNMGQEVLNLTKELELSKRYSRALRPSVNGRRMVDIPVASTGVQTDVVSNEAAEEETPAVFIRKSFQEENHIMSNLRQVGLKKPMERSSVLDRYPPAANELTMRKSWIPWMRKRENGPPTPPEKGPRANSSPGHPGEVVLSPKQGQPLHIRVTPDHENSTATLEITSPTSEEFFSSTTVIPTLGNQKPRITIIPSPNVMSQKSKGSDATLGPERAMSPVTITTFSREKAPEGGRGAFMERPTSPIQIMTVSTSAAPAEISVSPESKEMPIGRTVFKVTPEKQNVPTPVRKFNSNANIITTEDNKIHIHLGSQFKRSPGASAEGASPLITVRPVNVTAEKEVATGTVLRSPRNNLSSRPGASKVTSTITITPATTSSTRGTQSMSGQDGSSQRPTPTRIPMSKGMKAGKAVVAAPGAGNLTKFEPRAETQSMKIELKKSSARSTTSLGGGKG; this comes from the exons ATGCTTGTAGATGAAAGACAAATGCACATCGAACAACTTGGTCTGCAAAGCCAGAAGGTGCAAGACCTTACACAGAAactaaaggaagaggaggagaaattgAAAGCTATTACTTCAAAATCCAAAGAAGATAGACAAAAGCTGCTTAAGTTAGAAGTAGACTTTGAACATAAGTCTTCAAGGTTCTCTCAAGAGCATGAGGAGATGAATGCTAAATTGGCTAATCAGGAATCACACAACAGGCAGCTTCGGCTTAAGCTGGTAGGTTTAACCAGGAGAATTGAGGAACTGGAAGAAACCAACAAGAACCTCCAAAAGGCTGAGGAAGAACTTCAAGAGTTAAGAGATAAAATAGCCAAAGGGGAATGTGGGAACTCCAGCCTTATGGTAGAGGTGGAAAACCTCCGGAAGCGTGTGTTGGAAATGGAGGGCAAAGATGAGGAGATCACCAAAACAGAATCACAGTGTCGAGAATTGAAGAAGAAGCTGCAAGAAGAAGAACACCATAGCAAGGAGCTCAGGTTAGAAGTTGAGAAGTTACAGAAGAGAATGGCTGAACTGGAGAAGCTGGAAGAGGCTTTTAGCAAGAGCAAATCAGAATGCACGCAGCTGCACTTGAatctggaaaaagagaagaactTAACCAAAGACCTGATAAATGAATTGGAAGTGGTAAAGAGTCGAGTTAAAGACCTTGAATCTTCTGAAAGCCGGTTAGAAAAGGCCGAAATGAGTTTAAAGGATGATCTGACGAAGCTGAAGTCATTTACTGTGATGCTGGttgatgaaaggaaaaatatgatggaaaaaataaaacaagaagaaagaaaagttgatGGGCTCAATAAAAATTTCAAGGTAGAGCAAGGGAAGGTTATGGATGTGACTGAGAAACTAATTGATGAAAGTAAGAAGCTTTTAAAACTTAAGTCTGAAATGGAGGAAAAGGTATATAGCTTGACAAAAGAGAGGGATGAGTTAATGGGCAGATTgaaaagtgaggaagaaaagtCCTCAGAGCTGAGTTGTAGTGTTGACCGATTAAAGAAGAGGCTGGATGGCATAGAGGAAGTGGAGCGAGAAATAACCAGAAGCAGATCCCGAAAAGGACCTGAACTTACCTGCCCAGAAGATAACAAGATTAAAGAATTAACACTGGAAATAGAAAGACTGAAAAAGCGTCTCCAACAACTAGAAGTAGTTGAAGGAGACTTAATGAAGACAGAGGATGAGTATGATCAGCTGGAGCAAAAATTCAGAACTGAGCAGGATAAGGCTAACTTTCTCTCTCAACAACTGGaggagataaagcaccagattgcaaaaaataaagcaattgagAAAGGTGAGGCTGTAAGTCAGGAGGCTGAGCTAAGACACAGATTCCGGTTAGAAGAGGCCAAGAGCCGAGACTTGAAGGCTGAAGTACAAGCCCTGAAAGAGAAGATTCATGAGTTAATGAACAAAGAAGACCAGCTTTCTCAGCTGCAGGTGGACTACTCAGTTCTTCAGCAAAGatttatggaagaagaaaacaagaatcGAAACATGGGACAGGAAGTCCTGAACTTGACAAAAGAGTTAGAGCTCTCTAAGCGCTACAGCCGAGCTCTAAGGCCAAGTGTAAATGGAAGAAGGATGGTAGATATTCCTGTGGCGTCTACTGGTGTGCAGACAGATGTAGTAAGCAATGAAGCTGCAGAGGAAGAAACCCCAGCTGTGTTTATAAGAAAATCTTTCCAAGAGGAAAATCATATTATGAGCAATCTTCGGCAGGTGGGGCTAAAGAAGCCCATGGAGCGATCATCTGTACTGGACAGGTATCCTCCAGCAGCAAATGAGCTGACGATGAGGAAATCTTGGATCCCATggatgagaaaaagggaaaatggccccccaacacctccagagaaagggCCTCGGGCCAATTCTAGTCCAGGACATCCAGGAGAGGTCGTTCTTTCCCCAAAGCAGGGCCAGCCTCTTCATATTCGGGTGACTCCTGATCATGAAAACAGCACGGCTACTTTGGAGATAACTAGTCCAACAtctgaagaatttttttctagTACCACCGTCATTCCTACATTAGGGAACCAAAAACCACGGATCACCATTATTCCCTCACCAAATGTCATGTCTCAGAAATCAAAAGGGAGTGATGCAACATTGGGGCCAGAACGTGCCATGTCACCAGTAACGATAACTACATTCTCAAGAGAGAAGGCCCCTGAAGGTGGCAGAGGAGCTTTTATGGAGAGACCCACATCCCCCATTCAGATAATGACAGTATCAACATCTGCAGCACCTGCAGAGATCTCTGTATCTCCAGAATCAAAGGAAATGCCCATAGGAAGGACTGTCTTCAAAGTAACTCCAGAAAAACAGAATGTCCCAACTCCAGTACGAAAATTCAACTCCAACGCCAACATCATAACCACAGAGGACAACAAAATTCACATTCACTTGGGTTCCCAATTTAAACGATCCCCTGGAGCAAGTGCTGAAGGGGCAAGTCCACTCATTACCGTTAGACCAGTCAATGTGACAGCTGAAAAAGAGGTCGCCACTGGCACCGTCCTTCGTTCTCCTAGGAACAACCTCTCCTCAAGGCCTGGAGCAAGCAAAGTGACAAGCACCATCACTATAACACCTGCTACCACATCATCCACCAGGGGAACCCAGTCAATG tcaGGACAAGATGGGTCATCTCAGCGGCCTACACCCACCCGTATTCCTATGTCAAAAGGTATGAAAGCAGGAAAGGCAGTAGTGGCAGCCCCAGGAGCAGGAAATCTGACCAAATTCGAGCCTCGAGCAGAGACTCAGTCTATGAAAATAGAACTGAAGAAATCTTCAGCCCGCAGCACTACCTCtcttggaggggggaagggctGA
- the FILIP1 gene encoding filamin-A-interacting protein 1 isoform X3 → MFLIIRLKKLLEQEKIYQARKEKENTKRLNKLRDELVKLKSFALMLVDERQMHIEQLGLQSQKVQDLTQKLKEEEEKLKAITSKSKEDRQKLLKLEVDFEHKSSRFSQEHEEMNAKLANQESHNRQLRLKLVGLTRRIEELEETNKNLQKAEEELQELRDKIAKGECGNSSLMVEVENLRKRVLEMEGKDEEITKTESQCRELKKKLQEEEHHSKELRLEVEKLQKRMAELEKLEEAFSKSKSECTQLHLNLEKEKNLTKDLINELEVVKSRVKDLESSESRLEKAEMSLKDDLTKLKSFTVMLVDERKNMMEKIKQEERKVDGLNKNFKVEQGKVMDVTEKLIDESKKLLKLKSEMEEKVYSLTKERDELMGRLKSEEEKSSELSCSVDRLKKRLDGIEEVEREITRSRSRKGPELTCPEDNKIKELTLEIERLKKRLQQLEVVEGDLMKTEDEYDQLEQKFRTEQDKANFLSQQLEEIKHQIAKNKAIEKGEAVSQEAELRHRFRLEEAKSRDLKAEVQALKEKIHELMNKEDQLSQLQVDYSVLQQRFMEEENKNRNMGQEVLNLTKELELSKRYSRALRPSVNGRRMVDIPVASTGVQTDVVSNEAAEEETPAVFIRKSFQEENHIMSNLRQVGLKKPMERSSVLDRYPPAANELTMRKSWIPWMRKRENGPPTPPEKGPRANSSPGHPGEVVLSPKQGQPLHIRVTPDHENSTATLEITSPTSEEFFSSTTVIPTLGNQKPRITIIPSPNVMSQKSKGSDATLGPERAMSPVTITTFSREKAPEGGRGAFMERPTSPIQIMTVSTSAAPAEISVSPESKEMPIGRTVFKVTPEKQNVPTPVRKFNSNANIITTEDNKIHIHLGSQFKRSPGASAEGASPLITVRPVNVTAEKEVATGTVLRSPRNNLSSRPGASKVTSTITITPATTSSTRGTQSMSGQDGSSQRPTPTRIPMSKGMKAGKAVVAAPGAGNLTKFEPRAETQSMKIELKKSSARSTTSLGGGKG, encoded by the exons gttaaaaaaacttcttgagcaggagaaGATCTACCAAGCtcgcaaagagaaagaaaacaccaaGAGGCTCAATAAACTGAGAGATGAACTGGTGAAACTCAAATCATTTGCCCTCATGCTTGTAGATGAAAGACAAATGCACATCGAACAACTTGGTCTGCAAAGCCAGAAGGTGCAAGACCTTACACAGAAactaaaggaagaggaggagaaattgAAAGCTATTACTTCAAAATCCAAAGAAGATAGACAAAAGCTGCTTAAGTTAGAAGTAGACTTTGAACATAAGTCTTCAAGGTTCTCTCAAGAGCATGAGGAGATGAATGCTAAATTGGCTAATCAGGAATCACACAACAGGCAGCTTCGGCTTAAGCTGGTAGGTTTAACCAGGAGAATTGAGGAACTGGAAGAAACCAACAAGAACCTCCAAAAGGCTGAGGAAGAACTTCAAGAGTTAAGAGATAAAATAGCCAAAGGGGAATGTGGGAACTCCAGCCTTATGGTAGAGGTGGAAAACCTCCGGAAGCGTGTGTTGGAAATGGAGGGCAAAGATGAGGAGATCACCAAAACAGAATCACAGTGTCGAGAATTGAAGAAGAAGCTGCAAGAAGAAGAACACCATAGCAAGGAGCTCAGGTTAGAAGTTGAGAAGTTACAGAAGAGAATGGCTGAACTGGAGAAGCTGGAAGAGGCTTTTAGCAAGAGCAAATCAGAATGCACGCAGCTGCACTTGAatctggaaaaagagaagaactTAACCAAAGACCTGATAAATGAATTGGAAGTGGTAAAGAGTCGAGTTAAAGACCTTGAATCTTCTGAAAGCCGGTTAGAAAAGGCCGAAATGAGTTTAAAGGATGATCTGACGAAGCTGAAGTCATTTACTGTGATGCTGGttgatgaaaggaaaaatatgatggaaaaaataaaacaagaagaaagaaaagttgatGGGCTCAATAAAAATTTCAAGGTAGAGCAAGGGAAGGTTATGGATGTGACTGAGAAACTAATTGATGAAAGTAAGAAGCTTTTAAAACTTAAGTCTGAAATGGAGGAAAAGGTATATAGCTTGACAAAAGAGAGGGATGAGTTAATGGGCAGATTgaaaagtgaggaagaaaagtCCTCAGAGCTGAGTTGTAGTGTTGACCGATTAAAGAAGAGGCTGGATGGCATAGAGGAAGTGGAGCGAGAAATAACCAGAAGCAGATCCCGAAAAGGACCTGAACTTACCTGCCCAGAAGATAACAAGATTAAAGAATTAACACTGGAAATAGAAAGACTGAAAAAGCGTCTCCAACAACTAGAAGTAGTTGAAGGAGACTTAATGAAGACAGAGGATGAGTATGATCAGCTGGAGCAAAAATTCAGAACTGAGCAGGATAAGGCTAACTTTCTCTCTCAACAACTGGaggagataaagcaccagattgcaaaaaataaagcaattgagAAAGGTGAGGCTGTAAGTCAGGAGGCTGAGCTAAGACACAGATTCCGGTTAGAAGAGGCCAAGAGCCGAGACTTGAAGGCTGAAGTACAAGCCCTGAAAGAGAAGATTCATGAGTTAATGAACAAAGAAGACCAGCTTTCTCAGCTGCAGGTGGACTACTCAGTTCTTCAGCAAAGatttatggaagaagaaaacaagaatcGAAACATGGGACAGGAAGTCCTGAACTTGACAAAAGAGTTAGAGCTCTCTAAGCGCTACAGCCGAGCTCTAAGGCCAAGTGTAAATGGAAGAAGGATGGTAGATATTCCTGTGGCGTCTACTGGTGTGCAGACAGATGTAGTAAGCAATGAAGCTGCAGAGGAAGAAACCCCAGCTGTGTTTATAAGAAAATCTTTCCAAGAGGAAAATCATATTATGAGCAATCTTCGGCAGGTGGGGCTAAAGAAGCCCATGGAGCGATCATCTGTACTGGACAGGTATCCTCCAGCAGCAAATGAGCTGACGATGAGGAAATCTTGGATCCCATggatgagaaaaagggaaaatggccccccaacacctccagagaaagggCCTCGGGCCAATTCTAGTCCAGGACATCCAGGAGAGGTCGTTCTTTCCCCAAAGCAGGGCCAGCCTCTTCATATTCGGGTGACTCCTGATCATGAAAACAGCACGGCTACTTTGGAGATAACTAGTCCAACAtctgaagaatttttttctagTACCACCGTCATTCCTACATTAGGGAACCAAAAACCACGGATCACCATTATTCCCTCACCAAATGTCATGTCTCAGAAATCAAAAGGGAGTGATGCAACATTGGGGCCAGAACGTGCCATGTCACCAGTAACGATAACTACATTCTCAAGAGAGAAGGCCCCTGAAGGTGGCAGAGGAGCTTTTATGGAGAGACCCACATCCCCCATTCAGATAATGACAGTATCAACATCTGCAGCACCTGCAGAGATCTCTGTATCTCCAGAATCAAAGGAAATGCCCATAGGAAGGACTGTCTTCAAAGTAACTCCAGAAAAACAGAATGTCCCAACTCCAGTACGAAAATTCAACTCCAACGCCAACATCATAACCACAGAGGACAACAAAATTCACATTCACTTGGGTTCCCAATTTAAACGATCCCCTGGAGCAAGTGCTGAAGGGGCAAGTCCACTCATTACCGTTAGACCAGTCAATGTGACAGCTGAAAAAGAGGTCGCCACTGGCACCGTCCTTCGTTCTCCTAGGAACAACCTCTCCTCAAGGCCTGGAGCAAGCAAAGTGACAAGCACCATCACTATAACACCTGCTACCACATCATCCACCAGGGGAACCCAGTCAATG tcaGGACAAGATGGGTCATCTCAGCGGCCTACACCCACCCGTATTCCTATGTCAAAAGGTATGAAAGCAGGAAAGGCAGTAGTGGCAGCCCCAGGAGCAGGAAATCTGACCAAATTCGAGCCTCGAGCAGAGACTCAGTCTATGAAAATAGAACTGAAGAAATCTTCAGCCCGCAGCACTACCTCtcttggaggggggaagggctGA